Proteins co-encoded in one Saccharomyces cerevisiae S288C chromosome II, complete sequence genomic window:
- the SSH1 gene encoding Ssh1p (Subunit of the Ssh1 translocon complex; Sec61p homolog involved in co-translational pathway of protein translocation; not essential), with protein sequence MSGFRLIDIVKPILPILPEVELPFEKLPFDDKIVYTIFAGLIYLFAQFPLVGLPKATTPNVNDPIYFLRGVFGCEPRTLLEFGLFPNISSGLILQLLAGLKVIKVNFKIQSDRELFQSLTKVFAIVQYVILTNIFIFAGYFGDDLSVVQIGLINFQLVGAGIFTTLLAEVIDKGFGFSSGAMIINTVVIATNLVADTFGVSQIKVGEDDQTEAQGALINLIQGLRSKHKTFIGGIISAFNRDYLPNLTTTIIVLAIAIIVCYLQSVRVELPIRSTRARGTNNVYPIKLLYTGCLSVLFSYTILFYIHIFAFVLIQLVAKNEPTHIICKIMGHYENANNLLAVPTFPLSLLAPPTSFFKGVTQQPLTFITYSAFILVTGIWFADKWQAISGSSARDVALEFKDQGITLMGRREQNVAKELNKVIPIAAVTGASVLSLITVIGESLGLKGKAAGIVVGIAGGFSLLEVITIEYQQSGGQSALNQVLGVPGAM encoded by the coding sequence ATGTCTGGTTTTCGTCTAATTGATATCGTTAAGCCTATCCTACCGATTTTACCGGAAGTTGAGTtaccttttgaaaaattaccatTTGATGACAAGATTGTCTATACTATTTTTGCAGGGTTAATTTACCTTTTTGCACAATTCCCACTTGTTGGTTTGCCCAAAGCTACCACACCTAATGTTAATGACCccatttattttctaaGAGGTGTATTTGGGTGTGAACCAAGAACCTTGCTAGAATTTGGCCTTTTTCCCAACATTTCTAGTGGGTTAATCTTACAATTATTAGCCGGTTTGAAAGTAATTAAAGTTAATTTCAAGATCCAAAGTGATAGAGAATTATTTCAAAGCTTAACAAAAGTTTTTGCCATTGTTCAGTATGTGATTTTGACCAACATTTTCATATTTGCAGGTTATTTTGGTGATGATTTATCTGTGGTACAGATCGGGTTGATCAACTTTCAATTGGTCGGTGCTGGCATATTCACCACTTTGTTAGCTGAAGTCATCGATAAAGGATTTGGATTTTCTTCTGGAGCTATGATAATCAACACTGTGGTAATCGCCACTAACTTGGTGGCTGATACTTTTGGTGTTTCTCAAATTAAAGTTGGCGAGGACGACCAAACCGAAGCCCAAGGTGCCCTAATCAATTTGATTCAAGGTTTAAGATCTAAGCACAAGACATTTATTGGCGGCATCATCTCTGCATTCAACAGAGACTATCTACCAAACTTGACAACTACTATTATAGTTTTGGCAATTGCCATTATTGTGTGCTATTTGCAAAGTGTCCGTGTAGAATTGCCAATCAGATCAACAAGAGCCCGTGGTACAAACAATGTTTACCCAATTAAGCTACTATACACTGGCTGTTTAtctgttttgttttcttaCACCATCTTGTTCTACATCCACATTTTTGCTTTCGTTTTAATTCAATTGGTTGCCAAGAATGAACCAACTCACATCATCTGCAAAATAATGGGCCACTATGAGAATGCTAATAATCTTTTAGCAGTCCCAACCTTCCCATTATCTCTTTTGGCTCCACCAAcatctttcttcaaaggTGTCACTCAACAACCTTTAACCTTCATCACCTATTCCGCCTTTATATTGGTTACTGGTATTTGGTTTGCTGATAAGTGGCAGGCTATTTCAGGTTCCTCTGCTCGTGATGTAGCCTTGGAATTCAAAGACCAAGGTATCACTTTGATGGGACGCAGAGAACAGAATGTCGCTAAAGAATTGAACAAAGTCATTCCAATCGCAGCTGTTACGGGTGCATCCGTCTTAAGTTTGATCACCGTTATCGGTGAATCTTTGGGTTTGAAAGGTAAAGCTGCTGGTATAGTTGTTGGCATTGCTGGTGGGTTTTCTTTGCTAGAAGTCATTACCATTGAATACCAACAAAGTGGCGGTCAAAGTGCTTTGAATCAAGTCTTGGGTGTTCCAGGTGCTATgtaa
- the MRPL27 gene encoding mitochondrial 54S ribosomal protein mL41 MRPL27 (Mitochondrial ribosomal protein of the large subunit; homolog of human Bcl-2 interacting protein BMRP), protein MKGSPISQFSKTSINALTRPWKKYRDGELFYGLSKVGNKRVPLTTKQGNKTMYKGTRASGIGRHTKFGGYVINWKKVRTYVTPDMVNFELKPYVNANVPPLKHEFKGFSGGPLDPRLQLLKIKEYIVNGRVQSEGATDTSCYKERG, encoded by the coding sequence ATGAAAGGCtcacccatttctcaaTTTAGTAAGACCTCTATTAATGCTCTTACCAGGCCTTGGAAGAAATACAGAGATGGTGAATTATTTTATGGGTTATCAAAAGTTGGGAATAAAAGAGTGCCGTTGACCACGAAGCAAGGTAACAAGACGATGTACAAAGGGACAAGAGCTTCAGGGATTGGTAGACATACAAAATTCGGTGGTTATGTGATAAACTGGAAGAAAGTCAGAACCTATGTTACCCCAGATATGGTTAATTTCGAATTAAAGCCCTACGTTAACGCAAATGTACCACCTCTAAAACACGAATTTAAAGGATTTAGCGGCGGCCCATTAGATCCTCGTTTACAGTTattaaagataaaagaataCATAGTAAACGGGAGGGTACAAAGCGAAGGGGCCACCGACACTTCATGTTATAAGGAGCGTGGATAA
- the SAF1 gene encoding SCF ubiquitin ligase complex subunit SAF1 (F-Box protein involved in proteasome-dependent degradation of Aah1p; involved in proteasome-dependent degradation of Aah1p during entry of cells into quiescence; interacts with Skp1) has product MSEVESREKEPDAGLSPDIVQATLPFLSSDDIKNLSQTNKYYNTLLDFDHSKILWHELFHKAFGTLKTNDEPFQGRNSAEFKTCTETILREAFPTLSWQEVYQLRAYDAKFYSWGYLKHGRLGYTASSNNELVATSLNGPSPRFKYGVNTPTEVPWFNSRTTSRTSNFTPSEDPLSAIKKDGDEIIAQVSSGGFSFQILTESGNLYSSGSTFSGGLKGPGPSGSQHDYNPFREMIHNMERSYPRITSRSNGSTVNTTGTFSGRRMSGSHPSTAYEPGNATTAQHITIDSGGAPAASPGGSHSGVPRTTMPSMGPHENIYSQIEMLERSANKAVPGNNHIRRMFARNSFPLYSGRDENLGSFNDIQFVAVSSGRSHFLAMDTDNNIYSWDSTESDQGVKIEFANLPSRATNPILKIASGWNFNCCYIYKVGLVAWKERDAIQKGESFAFAKYEIVPNTNDVNGDSRIVDFACLQDNCVFFINNNGDKLWKYHNGLNQIVDLNIVGKLCKINACFASLVLFTDTHCYTLKVTNGDVDKDSLTELDINENVISVASGDYHTVALTERGHLYSWGIESQDCGCLGLGPSEKIVNELHIGNWEGQRNIRVVKPTKIELPEDYICVSVTAGGWQTGALIIKKH; this is encoded by the coding sequence ATGAGTGAAGTTGAGAGCAGAGAAAAGGAGCCTGACGCAGGATTGTCCCCAGATATCGTTCAAGCTACGCTACCATTTTTAAGCAGTGATGATATTAAGAACCTCTCGCAGACAAATAAGTATTATAATACATTACTAGATTTTGACCACTCTAAAATTTTGTGGCATGAACTATTTCATAAGGCATTTGGGACATTAAAGACAAATGACGAGCCTTTCCAGGGTCGAAATTCGGCGGAATTTAAGACCTGCACAGAGACGATTTTAAGAGAAGCATTCCCCACCTTGTCATGGCAGGAAGTATACCAATTACGGGCATATGATGCAAAGTTTTATAGTTGGGGTTATTTAAAGCATGGAAGGTTGGGCTATACCGCGAGTTCCAATAATGAACTTGTCGCCACTTCACTAAACGGGCCAAGTCCGCGGTTCAAATATGGTGTCAATACCCCCACTGAAGTTCCTTGGTTTAACAGTAGGACAACATCTAGAACTAGTAACTTCACTCCTTCAGAGGACCCGTTAAGCGCCATCAAGAAGGATGGAGACGAAATCATAGCTCAAGTATCTAGTGGtggtttttctttccaaataTTGACTGAGTCAGGTAACCTTTACAGCAGCGGATCCACTTTTTCTGGAGGGTTAAAAGGACCAGGTCCCAGTGGTTCACAGCATGATTATAATCCCTTCAGAGAAATGATTCACAATATGGAAAGATCGTATCCGCGGATCACTAGCCGCAGTAATGGGAGTACTGTCAATACCACGGGTACATTTTCTGGAAGGAGAATGAGCGGTAGCCATCCATCTACTGCTTATGAACCAGGAAATGCAACTACAGCTCAGCATATTACCATAGATAGCGGAGGTGCGCCTGCAGCCTCTCCCGGAGGGAGCCATAGTGGTGTCCCTAGAACTACAATGCCTTCAATGGGGCCGCATGAGAATATTTACAGCCAGATAGAAATGCTGGAACGAAGTGCTAACAAGGCTGTACCAGGAAATAATCATATCAGGAGAATGTTCGCAAGAAATTCTTTCCCATTATATAGTGGTAGGGATGAAAATTTAGGATCATTTAATGATATTCAATTTGTCGCGGTAAGCTCTGGGAGAAGTCATTTCCTAGCAATGGATACAGATAACAATATTTATTCTTGGGACTCAACGGAATCTGACCAAGGTGTCAAAATTGAGTTTGCTAACCTACCTAGTCGTGCTACGAATcctattttgaaaattgcTAGTGGTTGGAATTTCAATTGTtgctatatatataaggTCGGGTTGGTTGCatggaaagaaagagaTGCTATTCAAAAGGGCGAGAGCTTTGCTTTTGCAAAATACGAGATTGTCCCGAATACGAATGATGTTAATGGAGACTCCAGGATTGTCGACTTTGCATGTTTACAAGATAACTGcgttttcttcattaataacAACGGCGATAAACTATGGAAGTACCACAATGGACTGAACCAGATAGTAGATTTAAATATTGTCGGAAAACTGTGCAAAATTAACGCCTGTTTTGCTTCATTAGTCCTCTTCACCGATACTCACTGTTATACTTTGAAAGTAACAAATGGAGATGTCGATAAAGATAGTTTAACGGAGCTAGACATCAATGAAAATGTTATCTCCGTTGCAAGTGGTGACTATCACACGGTGGCACTAACCGAACGCGGTCATTTGTATTCATGGGGTATTGAAAGTCAGGATTGTGGGTGCTTAGGATTGGGCCCTTCTGAAAAAATAGTTAACGAGCTACATATTGGCAATTGGGAAGGGCAAAGAAACATTAGGGTCGTTAAGCCCACGAAAATAGAACTACCTGAAGATTATATTTGTGTCAGTGTAACTGCTGGTGGCTGGCAAACCGGTGCATTAATCATCAAGAAGCATTGA
- the DUG2 gene encoding glutamine amidotransferase subunit DUG2 (Component of glutamine amidotransferase (GATase II); forms a complex with Dug3p to degrade glutathione (GSH) and other peptides containing a gamma-glu-X bond in an alternative pathway to GSH degradation by gamma-glutamyl transpeptidase (Ecm38p)) has protein sequence MYDSRGVALHSELIHRWNHAFSILSIVAFPKKRLLFAGSQDSKILVFDLPTYNLIHTIRLGESQEETHTRSSVLCLTGSEDENFLFSGGADSLVRIWSIGEKTIRDDFLPVTEIATVYSVTDIGDIFSLAYLDSLETIVFGCQNASLLYVENLIQKIEKKSSDGVENINKLPHRRYDKFFDSLGPTGYSSNSLSQTSLTSLQENCGAAIIEVPSENIIKYAHYGFIYSINKLCPRFNQLLEKSSRTSGAEHIISSAGDGISKLWEFSKDKGQNTVKISLINDKIDNEDSVISQTIEFPFLYCGLTDGIIKIWDLNTQQIISTLKTKHESDVISISVYMDHVFAIDESGITHFYQNQVNHWNPQQGKILSSEIFSKSNAGSVSLLTGGSDGSLTLWDITSLLSAVPLSSNSPINASSTLQTTNLWAAYQSASLNNEEMLNTLRELISFQTVSQSKDTTNTLSLRRCAIYLQQLFLKFGATNSQLFPLPDGGNPVVFAYFQGNGKVSQVKGAKKKRILWYGHYDVISSGNTFNWNTDPFTLTCENGYLKGRGVSDNKGPLVSAIHSVAYLFQQGELVNDVVFLVEGSEEIGSASLKQVCEKYHDIIGKDIDWILLSNSTWVDQEHPCLNYGLRGVINAQIKVWSDKPDGHSGLNGGVYDEPMVNLVKIVSKLQNEQNEIMIPNFYSPLKDLTEEEYQRFQKITELANIDENTTVQDLITNWTKPSLSMTTVKFSGPGNITVIPKSVTMGISIRLVPEQSVEQVKRDLKAYLEESFKQLKSQNHLEIKVLNEAEGWLGDPTNHAYQILKDEITTAWDVEPLLVREGGSISCLRMLERIFDAPAVQIPCGQSTDNGHLANENLRIKNWSNLTEILSKVFNRL, from the coding sequence ATGTACGATAGCAGGGGTGTCGCATTGCACTCTGAACTAATTCATAGGTGGAATCACGCTTTTTCCATCTTATCCATTGTTgcatttccaaaaaaaagattgtTGTTTGCTGGTAGCCAAGACTCCAAGATATTGGTTTTTGATCTTCCCACATATAATCTAATACATACGATTAGACTAGGCGAATCACAAGAGGAAACGCATACCAGATCTTCGGTTTTGTGCTTGACAGGatcagaagatgaaaactttttattttcaggCGGCGCAGATTCTTTGGTGAGAATTTGGTCCATTGGCGAAAAGACCATTAGAGATGACTTTCTACCTGTTACTGAAATAGCCACTGTTTACTCAGTGACCGATATTGGTGATATTTTCTCATTGGCATATTTGGATTCGTTGGAAACTATTGTCTTTGGCTGTCAAAATGCAAGCTTACTATATGTTGAGAACTTGATTCAgaagattgaaaaaaaatcctcTGATGGAGtagaaaatatcaataaattACCGCATAGAAGATATGATAAGTTCTTTGATTCGTTAGGTCCGACTGGATATAGttcaaattcattatcTCAAACTTCATTGACCTCTCTACAAGAAAACTGTGGCGCTGCCATCATAGAGGTTCCCTCCGAAAACATTATTAAATATGCACATTATGGGTTTATTTATTCTATTAATAAATTGTGTCCCAGGTTTAATCAGTTATTGGAAAAAAGCTCACGAACTTCTGGTGCAGAGCACATAATTTCATCCGCTGGTGATGGAATAAGCAAGCTTTGGGAGTTCTCTAAAGATAAAGGGCAAAACACTGTTAAAATCTCCTTGATAAACGATAAAATCGACAATGAAGATAGCGTCATATCCCAAACTATTGAGTTCCCATTTTTATATTGCGGGTTGACTGACGGGATTATAAAAATCTGGGACTTAAATACTCAGCAAATAATCTCAACTCTGAAAACAAAGCATGAATCGGACGTCATTTCAATATCAGTTTATATGGACCATGTATTTGCCATTGATGAATCAGGCATCACGCATTTTTACCAGAACCAAGTTAACCATTGGAACCCTcaacaaggaaaaatattaagCTCAGAGATTTTCAGTAAATCAAATGCTGGATCTGTTAGTTTATTAACGGGTGGTAGCGATGGGTCATTGACTCTCTGGGATATAACCTCATTATTATCTGCGGTGCCTCTGTCAAGCAACTCACCCATCAATGCATCATCTACATTACAAACCACCAATTTATGGGCCGCCTATCAATCTGCCTCTCTAAATAACGAGGAGATGTTAAACACACTGAGAGAACTTATTTCTTTCCAGACAGTGTCTCAAAGCAAAGACACTACTAATACTTTGTCATTAAGGCGTTGTGCAATCTACCTGCAACAATTATTCTTGAAGTTTGGAGCTACAAACTCCCAATTATTTCCATTGCCTGATGGTGGTAATCCTGTTGTATTCGCATATTTTCAAGGGAATGGGAAAGTTTCACAGGTGAAGGGTGCCAAGAAAAAGCGTATTCTATGGTATGGGCATTATGACGTTATATCGTCTGGAAATACTTTCAACTGGAATACCGACCCATTTACTTTAACTTGTGAAAACGGATACTTAAAAGGTCGAGGAGTATCAGATAATAAAGGGCCATTGGTGAGCGCTATTCATAGTGTGGCGTATTTGTTTCAACAGGGAGAATTGGTGAACGATGTCGTATTTTTGGTGGAAGGAAGTGAAGAAATCGGATCTGCTAGTTTGAAGCAAGTTTGTGAAAAGTACCATGATATTATTGGAAAAGATATTGACTGGATTTTATTAAGTAATTCTACTTGGGTTGATCAAGAACATCCATGCTTGAATTATGGATTGAGAGGTGTTATTAATGCCCAAATAAAAGTCTGGAGCGATAAGCCTGACGGACATTCTGGTCTTAACGGTGGTGTTTATGATGAACCTATGGTTAATTTAGTGAAAATCGTGTCCAAACTACAAAAcgaacaaaatgaaattatgattccaaatttttattcaCCATTGAAAGATCTgactgaagaagaatatcaaAGGTTTCAGAAAATTACCGAGCTTGCAAATATCGACGAAAATACTACTGTTCAAGATTTAATTACCAACTGGACTAAGCCTTCCTTGTCTATGACAACAGTCAAGTTTAGCGGTCCTGGTAACATAACAGTTATTCCAAAAAGTGTCACCATGGGTATCTCCATCAGGTTAGTACCTGAGCAAAGTGTAGAACAAGTCAAGAGAGATCTCAAAGCGTATTTAGAAGAAAGTTTCAAGCAATTGAAATCTCAAAATCATCTAGAAATTAAAGTTTTAAACGAAGCAGAAGGTTGGTTGGGTGACCCAACAAATCATGCATACCAAATATTAAAGGACGAAATTACTACTGCATGGGACGTAGAACCATTGCTAGTAAGAGAAGGAGGTTCTATTTCATGTTTGAGAATGttggaaagaatattcGACGCGCCAGCTGTTCAAATACCATGTGGCCAATCCACTGACAATGGCCATTTAGCCAACGAAAATCTCAgaatcaaaaattggtCTAATTTGACTGAGATTTTGTCTAAAGTATTCAATAGGTTATAA
- the PAF1 gene encoding Paf1p (Component of the Paf1p complex involved in transcription elongation; binds to and modulates the activity of RNA polymerases I and II; required for expression of a subset of genes, including cell cycle-regulated genes; involved in SER3 repression by helping to maintain SRG1 transcription-dependent nucleosome occupancy; homolog of human PD2/hPAF1), translating into MSKKQEYIAPIKYQNSLPVPQLPPKLLVYPESPETNADSSQLINSLYIKTNVTNLIQQDEDLGMPVDLMKFPGLLNKLDSKLLYGFDNVKLDKDDRILLRDPRIDRLTKTDISKVTFLRRTEYVSNTIAAHDNTSLKRKRRLDDGDSDDENLDVNHIISRVEGTFNKTDKWQHPVKKGVKMVKKWDLLPDTASMDQVYFILKFMGSASLDTKEKKSLNTGIFRPVELEEDEWISMYATDHKDSAILENELEKGMDEMDDDSHEGKIYKFKRIRDYDMKQVAEKPMTELAIRLNDKDGIAYYKPLRSKIELRRRRVNDIIKPLVKEHDIDQLNVTLRNPSTKEANIRDKLRMKFDPINFATVDEEDDEDEEQPEDVKKESEGDSKTEGSEQEGENEKDEEIKQEKENEQDEENKQDENRAADTPETSDAVHTEQKPEEEKETLQEE; encoded by the coding sequence ATGTCCAAAAAACAGGAATATATTGCACCaataaaataccaaaaCAGCTTGCCTGTGCCACAATTACCTCCTAAACTTCTGGTTTACCCCGAGTCTCCGGAGACGAATGCAGACTCCTCCCAACTAATCAATTCACTATACATCAAAACAAACGTCACTAATCTAATTCAACAGGATGAAGATTTAGGTATGCCGGTtgatttgatgaaattccCAGGCCTATTGAACAAATTAGATTCTAAACTGCTTTACGGCTTTGATAATGTGAAATTGGACAAAGATGATCGAATTTTACTGAGGGACCCTAGAATAGATAGACTGACCAAGACTGATATATCAAAGGTTACCTTCTTGAGACGCACCGAATATGTCTCCAATACAATTGCAGCCCATGATAACACATCgttgaaaaggaaaaggcGCTTGGATGATGGAGATTCGGATGATGAAAACCTTGATGTTAATCATATAATTAGTAGGGTCGAAGGAACATTCAATAAGACGGACAAATGGCAACATCCGGTGAAGAAGGGTGTCAAGATGGTTAAAAAATGGGACCTATTGCCCGACACAGCTTCAATGGACCAGGTGTATTTTATCCTAAAATTCATGGGCAGTGCATCATTGGAtactaaagaaaaaaaatctttaaatACAGGAATTTTCAGGCCAGTGGAACTGGAAGAAGACGAATGGATTTCCATGTATGCCACAGATCATAAGGACTCTGCCATTCTGGAAAACGAATTGGAAAAGGGTATGGATGAAATGGATGATGACTCTCATGAAGGTAAAATATACAAGTTTAAAAGGATAAGAGACTACGACATGAAACAAGTGGCTGAAAAGCCAATGACAGAGTTAGCTATACGTTTGAATGATAAGGACGGCATAGCTTACTACAAACCCCTACGTTCAAAGATCGAATTAAGACGTAGGAGAGTAAACGACATCATTAAACCTTTGGTGAAGGAGCACGATATAGACCAACTTAATGTTACTTTGAGAAACCCTAGCACTAAGGAAGCTAACATAAGGGACAAGTTAAGAATGAAGTTTGACCCCATAAATTTCGCCACTgtagatgaagaagacgatgaagacGAGGAGCAACCAGAAGACGTTAAGAAAGAATCGGAAGGCGATTCAAAAACAGAAGGTTCTGAGCAAGAAGGAGAAAATGAGAAGgatgaagaaatcaaacaggaaaaagagaatgaacaagatgaagaaaataaacaagATGAAAACCGTGCAGCTGATACGCCCGAAACTTCAGATGCTGTTCATACTGAACAAAAAccagaggaagaaaaggaaacttTACAAGAAGAATAG